The genomic stretch GCAGAATGAAAATTCTGATGCGCCATTGCAGCACCACCGCGCGGATGATGACCACCAGCAGCCGCTGCGCGATCAAGGCCCATAGGCCGAAGCCGGTCATCGCCATCACCACCGATATCGGAATGCCGATCAGGTGGCCGAACAGCGTCGCCGCCGACACGTCATTAAAGCGCCGCAGCCGCCGCGCCAGCCCCGTCATCACGTCGGAATGCCCCGAAAAGAACACCGAGCACATCGCGACCGGCAACAGGGTGGCGATCTCGGGTTCGCCGTAGAGATGCGCAAGCAGATAGCCGGCCGGAACCGCCGCGACGACCAGGACCAGTCCGATCAGCCAGCTTCCGGTCAGCGCCGCGCGCAAATGCACGCGACGCAGCACGCTGCGCTGCGCCAGCGCTTCCTCGAACGGCGCGCCGACGATGACCGAACCCAGCGCAACCACGGTGAGCACCAATGCGGCCAGGCCGAAATCGCGGGGCGTGAGCAATCGCGAGCAGATCGCCGTGCTCACCGTCAGCAGCGCAAGACGGCCGACAGTGTCCATCCCGGCCCAACCGAGCCATCCTAGAACACGGGTGCGCAAGTCCTGTTTCCCTTCGATGCAAGAGGCTCGGAACCATCACGGCTCCTGCAAAGACGGTTGCAAAACAACAGAATGCCGAGCAGCCAGCAATGTTTAACAAAGATTAACGCTAACCAGCCCTCACGATCCTGTCGCGGGGCATCGGCTTTGCAGCGCCGTCCGATGCCACGTCGCCGGCTGCGGCGACGGTTGTTCGCAACACCTTGTCGGCCGGCACGCCGAGCCAGTCGACAAGCTCGGCATGGCTCGGCTCCGCCGGATCGTCGGCCGCCGCCACCAGCACGATGCGATCGGCAGCACCGGCCAGCTTGCCGGCCTGGTCACGGCTTGCGATCACCGGGCCATCGAAGACCAGAAAATCGAAATCCTCGGCCACGCCCGACGTGTCGATCGGGTCGCCGCGCAGCGCCAGACGCAGGCAGATATCCTGCTCGTTCTTCAGGATCGGCGCGACGCTCAGCGTTTGCGAGCCGGCCTCGACCCGATAGACCGGTCGCAAAATCCCGGCGAGCTTGACCAGGCGGACCGGCGCGTCGCTGGGTATGACTGCGGCCAAGGCCGGGCTGGCAGTGTCGGCCTCGACCAGCAGCGCGCGGCGGCCGTGGCTGGCGGCCATCCAGGCCAGATCGGCGGCGACCTCCAACTTGCCGCGGCCCGGTCGACCGGAACTGACCAGCACCGAGATCGGCTTCTTCCGGTTGCGAAGGCCGGCCAGGCCGGACGGCAAGATGGCTTTGTAAAGCGCCATGATGGCGGCGCCCCTGTCGGATTCCGAGTGGCCGCGAATCTCCTGCGGCTCAGCCGCCGGGCTCTGTTCGTTGGGGCGATGATCCTGCGCCGGCGTCCGGCCGTCGGTGTCGCCGCCGCTGCGCCCGTTTTGAAAGATCGCCAGCAGAACGACCGCCGCGATCGACAGCACCGCGCCGACCAGGCCGCCGAACACGCCCCACAACAGCAATTTCTTGAGACCGCGCTGCGCCGTGGGGGCGCGTGCCGGCGACACGATGCGCACGCTGGTGGCGTCGATCTGGCTGAATTCGCTGGTCTCGCGCGCCTTGGTCTCGAACGATTCGAGGATCTTGCGATTGCCCTCGACGTCGGCCTGCAGCGTTCGCAGCCCGACCTCGGCCTGCCGCGCCTTGGACAGGTCGGCCGACAGCGCCGAGACCTTGCGCGACAGATAGGCGACTTCCGCCTGGGTCTGTTCGAGCTGCGATTGCGCCGCCTTGCGGACGCCGCCGAGCACCGTGTTGATGCTCTTGTCGATTTCCTTCAGCCGGTTGCGCGCGTTCATCAAGGCCGGATGCTGCTCGCCGAGCGCCCCGGATAATTGCTCCGCCTCGCTGCGGGCGGCGGCCTGGTTGTTCAACAGCAAGGCCAGGCTGCGCGACTCCGGATCGGTCCCCAATTCGCCGATCGCGCTCATTTGCGGCTTCGATGACGCAAGCTCGTTGACCTTGCCGCGCAGCTTGGCTTCCCGGCTCTCCGCCAGAGTGAGCGCCGTGGTGGTCTCGCTGAGCCGCTGTTCGATCACCAGCTTGTCGCGAACGCCGACCAGCCCATTCTTCACCCGGAACGCCTCGACCTTGTCCTCGGCCTCGCGCAGATTCTGCCGCAGGCTCTGCAGCCGGCCGGTCAATTCGGTGGTGACCCGCGTCATCGACGCATTGCGGTCGATCTGGTCCTCCGCGATATAGGCTTTGACCACGGCATTGGCGAGATCGGCCGCGCGTTGCGGCGAATCGGCCTCTGCGGTGACATCGACGATGAAGCTGCGTTCGGCGCGCTCCACCTTGATCGCCCGCTGCAGCTTGATCAGCGCCTTGGTCTCGGCCGTTTCGCCGGACGCCGCGTCTGTGCCGCCCGTGGCCGGGGATCGCTCGCCGCGCAACACCCGCAACAGCACCCGCTCCGACTTGATGACGCCCATCTGGCTTTCGACGAAATTGATCGCCGTATTGGCGTCGATCTGACCGGTATCATTCGAGAAGATGCGAAGGCCGCGCGGGTCTATCAGCACCTGCACCGTCGCCTTGTAACTGGCGGGGATCAGCAGCCGCGCGGCTAATCCAGCCAACACCGACAGCAAGGTGACGACGATGATCAGCCTGGAAAAGCGCTTCACCTGAGCGATCGCAACCGCTAAGGCCGCCGCCCAAGGATCCTCCCCGGAGAGGCTTGCCCGATCGGCCGTTGCGTCTGCCGATGCCGTTTTCCGAATTGACATGACCGTCCCGAACACTTGCCCCCCGCGATTGCCGGACGACTTCCCCAAACAGCCGACCCGACGGCACCGCATGCAGCGGGTGCCCGCAATCCACAACGGCGCCCACGGCACCACGGGGTCCTCCGCGGCGCGATCATGACGCAACAAGGTTAATGGTCGATTGCCAAATGCGGCGCGCGCCCGACGCGCCTGCCCTGCAGCTCCATTGCCGCCATGTTCATCAGCGGCAGGTCCGCGATGCGGGCGCATCATTAATACTAAAATATGCCCTTCCATCTATGCTTTCGGCTTCATCGCGATCCGATTGCCGTCGCGGCGCCCCGTCGACAAAGGCGAGCCGGGGACAGGCGCCGGGAAAAGTGACAA from Rhodopseudomonas sp. BAL398 encodes the following:
- a CDS encoding GumC family protein, translated to MKRFSRLIIVVTLLSVLAGLAARLLIPASYKATVQVLIDPRGLRIFSNDTGQIDANTAINFVESQMGVIKSERVLLRVLRGERSPATGGTDAASGETAETKALIKLQRAIKVERAERSFIVDVTAEADSPQRAADLANAVVKAYIAEDQIDRNASMTRVTTELTGRLQSLRQNLREAEDKVEAFRVKNGLVGVRDKLVIEQRLSETTTALTLAESREAKLRGKVNELASSKPQMSAIGELGTDPESRSLALLLNNQAAARSEAEQLSGALGEQHPALMNARNRLKEIDKSINTVLGGVRKAAQSQLEQTQAEVAYLSRKVSALSADLSKARQAEVGLRTLQADVEGNRKILESFETKARETSEFSQIDATSVRIVSPARAPTAQRGLKKLLLWGVFGGLVGAVLSIAAVVLLAIFQNGRSGGDTDGRTPAQDHRPNEQSPAAEPQEIRGHSESDRGAAIMALYKAILPSGLAGLRNRKKPISVLVSSGRPGRGKLEVAADLAWMAASHGRRALLVEADTASPALAAVIPSDAPVRLVKLAGILRPVYRVEAGSQTLSVAPILKNEQDICLRLALRGDPIDTSGVAEDFDFLVFDGPVIASRDQAGKLAGAADRIVLVAAADDPAEPSHAELVDWLGVPADKVLRTTVAAAGDVASDGAAKPMPRDRIVRAG